From a single Mangifera indica cultivar Alphonso chromosome 19, CATAS_Mindica_2.1, whole genome shotgun sequence genomic region:
- the LOC123203625 gene encoding dnaJ homolog subfamily B member 4-like yields the protein MVDLRPQIGIPAGASTIDEPKMKGSTFRLTLLKFYRLISTRWQQRKKSSSSDDTTPGHKRLQDVDALVDIQLPDVVSESPHKDVIEEDSDHKEKMYGAIHCFSFRSRSVNHRFHFPSSRSGSRRKDHSPTPSLASSLFRSVSRKSSVDESSLGGFPASLSRNASRRSTSNPIMYSNSTGFVKPPPIQKELECTLEELCFGCTKKINITRDVILANGQVNQEEELLSIKVEPGWKKGTKITFEGMENELPGAHTADITFVVTEKEHQMFIREGDDLKLEVDIPLVDALTGCTIQIPLLGGEKMDLSIDEIVHPGEEKIIEGQGMQTKDETKRGDLKLHFRVNFPKELTDDQRSDVLSILEGNC from the exons ATGGTAGATCTTCGACCCCAGATTGGCATACCAGCAGGTGCCTCCACCATTGATGAACCAAAAATGAAAGGCTCTACCTTTCGTCTTACCcttcttaaattttatagattaataTCCACACGATGGCAACAAAGGAAGAAATCCTCTTCATCTGATGATACAACTCCCGGTCATAAAAGGCTTCAAGACGTAGACGCTCTTGTTGATATTCAATTACCCGACGTCGTTTCAGAATCACCCCATAAG GATGTTATTGAGGAAGATTCGGATCACAAGGAAAAAATGTATGGAGCGATTCACTGTTTTTCCTTTAGAAGCCGAAGCGTCAATCATAGATTTCATTTTCCTTCGTCAAGAAGCGGTAGCAGAAGGAAGGACCATTCACCAACACCATCGTTGGCTTCTTCTCTATTTAGAAGCGTGAGTCGGAAGAGCAGTGTGGACGAATCAAGTCTTGGTGGGTTCCCAGCGTCTCTCAGCAGAAATGCGAGTCGTAGGAGCACCTCCAACCCCATCATGTACTCGAACTCGACGGGGTTTGTGAAGCCGCCGCCTATTCAGAAGGAGCTGGAGTGCACTCTTGAGGAGCTGTGTTTTGGGTGTACCAAGAAGATCAACATCACAAGAGATGTCATCTTAGCTAACGG ACAAGTAAATCAAGAGGAAGAGTTACTATCAATAAAAGTGGAGCCAGGATGGAAGAAGGGAACAAAGATAACATTTGAAGGCATGGAAAATGAGCTTCCGGGGGCTCACACAGCTGACATAACCTTTGTGGTTACAGAGAAAGAGCATCAAATGTTTATCCGAGAAGGCGATGATTTGAAACTGGAAGTAGACATACCTCTGGTTGACGCGCTTACTGGTTGCACCATTCAAATTCCTCTGCTCGGAGGGGAGAAGATGGATTTGAGCATTGACGAAATTGTTCATCCTGGCGAGGAAAAGATAATTGAAGGGCAAGGGATGCAAACGAAAGATGAAACAAAGAGAGGGGATTTGAAACTGCATTTCCGAGTCAACTTCCCGAAAGAACTAACAGATGATCAACGGTCTGATGTTCTCAGTATTTTAGAGGGTAATTGTTGA